In Ruminiclostridium papyrosolvens DSM 2782, the following proteins share a genomic window:
- the remA gene encoding extracellular matrix/biofilm regulator RemA: protein MKLINIGFGNIVSANRLVAIVSPESAPIKRIIQEARDRGMLIDATYGRRTRAVIITDSDHIILSAVQPETVAHRLNTKDNDDNETDEDSVTE from the coding sequence ATGAAGCTTATAAATATTGGCTTTGGGAATATTGTTTCCGCTAACAGACTCGTGGCAATTGTAAGTCCGGAGTCGGCACCTATTAAAAGAATTATACAGGAAGCAAGAGACAGAGGTATGCTGATTGACGCAACATACGGAAGAAGAACAAGGGCAGTAATAATTACTGACAGCGACCATATAATTTTATCAGCGGTACAGCCTGAAACAGTAGCCCACAGATTGAATACCAAGGACAACGATGACAATGAAACTGATGAAGATTCAGTTACTGAGTAG